GAATGTCCTCGAATCAATCGGTAACTGTTGATGACACCATTGGGCTCGTTATAATCGATAATGtttctaaagaaattaataaggaAAGCAATAAgaacgattataaaatatctcgacgccattatcgaattaatatcCTGGCATTCAACGCGTTAAAATACGCGTTTCGTTCTATTTTGTGTGTTCGAGAATTTTCGtttgatgtaaaaaaaaaaatatatatatatagtatatatcttCAGAAGGAGCGTCATCTAGACCTCCtgtcttttatctttaataaaatgtgTAAAAAGCTTGTTGAGCTTTTtagaataataaacaaataatacacGTTCAGTAAAAGTCCATTGTAATCCGTGCGACGTAAAACGTCTTAAAACAACCGATCGTGTtcctttcatttataaaaaagaaaaaaaaaaaggacgaagagtttacgtttttgttgtttttaaaaGCACACGTCGCTAATCTTCTTATCCCTCATTTGTAGGCGAAGGAGAGCAAAAGGAGCAGCTGCAGGACGTGGAAGATCAGGACGTATCGTAACTCTAGCCTTAGTGAGTGATGTCTTGCGCATATAAAACTGAgacatatgaaaaaaaaagcaaaaactcTTAATAACTCGtaagcaaaagaaaacaattcaaGCAGGTGACAGTTTGAAGTGGGAAGGGGAGATCTTTAGCGATCGCGTGACCTTAAGCACGCGCAACGTATGGTtactcaaaaagaaaatgaaaaacaaaaaatcggTATCATTCGATCCACACACGTAAACACACACGGACTctcacgtacatacatacgtacataaatatatacatacacacacagacgcGCGTACATACATCGAGTTACGTTGCACATCAGAATTGTtgaagctaaaaaaaaaaagagagagaaaagaccaGGCACCTTTGGGTTATACCACCGAGActggaaagtaaaaaaaaaaaaaaaacagaaggagagaaaggaagaagggaaagcATAGGTGGGTGTGATTGCACGTGCGTGGGcgtgcgtatgtatgtttgtatgtatgtacgtatgtatgtatgaatgcatgcatgtgagaaagaaagaaagaaagaaagaaagaaagaaagaagggagaggaagaggaatatCGAGAAAAGTATACGGTTTTTTATGAGATCCGTACACGATCAAAATTAGCGTGATTTGCAAACGTCGTTAATAAGCGCGTTTTCGGCAATAGATTGAGTAAATATAATTCACAATTAATTAAAGGTGATAATGTTCAAACGAAAGTGCGTGCGCGTGTTGTTGTTGGTCCTGTACGGTCGTAATATGTACGGCTCGTTCTAGCAGTATTcacacagagagacagacgagCAAGCGCCtcaggagaagaggaagataacgaagaaaatgaagagaggaagatgatgatgatgatgatgatgatgatgatgaagaaaaagaagaagaagaaaaagaagaggaaaaaaaagataaagatggaAAAGATCGTATCCCCACTTCCATTGTGTATACCGTACGCATTTTACAATAGAAAAACCAACAAACGTCGATCGAGCCTACGGTGTGTTCgattgttcgttcgttcattcgtattACCCGGCCCTAatctcctcctcgtccttctTCCCTGCTTTTTTACTGCGCGCATGATCGTCTCGCATGCCACGATAATAAAACGGTGTTACAACGTTTATACGCGTAAATCGAGCGTTAAAACgatcagtatatatatatacgtatatacatatatgtatatatatacgtatatgtatgtatacatatatgtgtgtacgtgcgtctgtatacatatatatgtatatgtatatacgaagaATACTAACACACAGGAACCTTTCTCCTgaagaaagcaagcaagcaagcgcgagagagagagagagaaaaagagagatcaatCGCGTCGTTCCTCCGTGAaaccgacgacgacgttgacaACAataagaggaaggagaaagagaaaagaaaaaaataacaaaataataataataataataataataataataacaataataataataataataataataataataataataaaaaacgagaCCAAGAGTCAACGCATTCCGCGAATAGAAATTGATTTACCGAAGCTtatgattcctttttttcatcgcCGTCGAAAAGAAGAGCGCGCGtttgttaaaagaaagaataggaaaatcatgggaaaaaagaagtaagaaaggaagaagagaaaataaataggatAATCGTcatcaacagcaacaacaacaacaacaacaacgtaGCCCCTCCCAAgagtgaataaataaataaataaaatagtcgATGCAATAAACACGCCCATTCAACCTGAATAATGGCTTCTTTCTCGAGAGCAAACTTTgctatctaataataaaatattataaataataatctgcgaaagaaatgaagtattattatatcgagtTTTAATATCAGACTTTTCATTGTAACTGCCTTTTACGCTTCTCCGAGACAGAAAAGacgggaaagagaagggaaagagaggagatGCTCGTGTATTTGGGTCAAGGAGAAGTgtcggaaaagaaaataaaaaagaaaggggggaagaaaaaagaaagaaagaatggaaaaaaaaagtaaacgaaaCAGAAAATTATCGCGTTCTGCTGTAGAGGAGACCTCCCCTATTTAGCGTTACGTTTCACAGCAAAGAAGTAGCTGTTTAGCTAGTTTGTAATGTGGTTGTACATTTTCATACGCCCTTTGTGTAAACTATTATCGATTGCTgtggtatataaataataacagaaTAAACGACTCTGTACCCTACTTTCAAATCGTCCGCGAACGATTTCGCCTATGTATATCctcatcatctttttcttctttttgattatttttcgtcGGCCACTCCTCTTTCATCGGCGCATACTCGTGAAGGACAACCCTCCctccaccatcaccactaccatcacgACCACCCACCACCCACCGTAACCACCTACTACAGCCCCTTTAGTTCTAATCGACTCGACCGACGATGGATTCCCATACCTCAGTCGCGAATATTTAATGTTAGATCTaaactattatttcttttcataagaTTTACGTTAGATTCATCTGCGAAATTAATTATCCTGCATATATTCGATCTcacgatgaataaaaaaaagaagaaaagaaaaaacaagcaaGACTACGAGTGTTTTGCGAGAAAGCGAGACGAATAATGTCAATAATCGCGAATGTGACCCAAATGTCCTAAATTACATATCACTTTGTGTTTCGGAATAATTCGATACTCTTTTTGACTTAGGTCACTTTCGTGATCGTCGACGcgattcgaaaataaatacaaattctaAGCGATGGCGATCAGTAATAGTCTTTGTATCTAAATATTATAGCAATAGAgaatcgataattatatatacagcGTGTACCCTTTTTGCCGATTCATGcgaatatcgatgaaattgttaaaaagttATGATATTCgaagttataaatataaagatgaaCATAACCTAAGTATGAAGATTTATCGACATAGATTTTCGATATCGCTAATGATCTTTACGATATTcgtaataatcaattaaaataggACACTCTGTATTTACATGATGCAAAGATTAATTAAGTAAAAGAGGATTTGATAAAGGATAATGACAccgtaagtatgtatgtatgtatacgcgaaaaaatttcaaagttgTAATAGAGAGGCTATCGAAAGGATGAACTTGATCAACGCACATACTTTTTTCGATATCGTTGAATAtcgagaagaaattaaatagcGCGAGTAAAATTCATATATGAAAAtcttaataagaataatgattataataataaagaaaaaaaaatctgcgGATGTGTAAAGGTCAAGAAAGAGTCTCGTTTAATTACGAGATACGTTGGATGTATGCGTAATGTTACGCGATCACGATATCAAAGGCGTCGAGATTAACTATCaagattaatttatgaaaatgtaGATGTAAATTGGACTCTGCGATTATTAACTCAAACGATTGTCACGTTTTCGTCTTTGGTAATATCAGTTATCTTAGATATGTAAAAATGGCGGCAGTCGGCACAATTCTCGCAGAATGCAGATTTTTTTGAGCCAATCCCACTTAAACcgttaaaagataattattatacattgaaATTATCTCGAACAACCCATTCCAAGTTTTGCATGGGgatatgttaattattaatagcgAGTagattattctatattttttctttaagcgGCCggcaaaataaatattgttaattctAATACGTGTCCTCGAAACTCGTaagaagtaaattttttatatgatataccTTTGATTGGAGAATTTGGCAAAAAATGTTGATATTCGTTTGTCGTAAATGAGGATTCGTGAAGCTTTGTATCGAGTGAATTTCTCGATGATCATTTATGAGGTTATGTATGCTCTATACGTTAAGAGgacttgatttttttttaacgtatttAACACTGTTATGCGGATCGTAGCATGGTTCTTGTAGGTAAAATACGTCGCGataaattatctaaattatcattgaaataatcgataacgTTATTGATAATCAAGATTTTATTAAGTCTTACTTTGAGAATATTGCGATTTCTTTACTTACATATTATTCCTAAACGTGTTCTCTTcactttaattttcaattctgATTCACTCGTGAcattttcgatttatcgtaTTGGTCGGTCGATCTCCTCGTCTATTCTAACCGATTTGTGCTTCTActaccctttctttctctctctctctctctctctctttctatctgtctctctctctctctctctcacacacaccacacacacaATACACAGCACGCGCACGGACCGTTCGCAGGATATGAGCATTTAACTTACGTCACTGCAACATTAGATCGTTAGatcgaaaatttcgatcgattcttttgTGTATCCAGTTAACGTATACTCGATGGATCGTGATTCAAGATTAATCGTAACCCTTCCTACGAACGAGTACTGGCTTAAGTCTCAAGACTTTGACGCGTTTGTTGTGTTGTTTCGATTAATAATCTCTTTCGGACCACGCGCGTTCTTACGCTCTGTATTGCAACAAATACGGTTATACATGGGTCTAGtacccttctttttctgtaaaaGTAAACATTTTAAAGCTACAAATAAACGGACTATAAACGTCTGCTCTTTGTTACACTTTATTGCTAATAAGTAGAAATGGAAAGGAATGAAACATTCATTCTAGTAAAATACCaagcataaaaataaataaatattactatgAATACAACGAGAGAgttgtttttatttgaatgTAGTAACGATAACTTGATGGGGATACATCTTGGATGATCGATTCAATAGGACTAATGCAGGTAATAATGGTGTTAATGGCACAATTAAAATTTGagatgttttattttcatttacatcTGTGCAATGTACCGAACAATTTTAGGGTATtccttgtttatttattttcttttcgatagaaTCATGCGATATTCACTTCCTAATATAAATTGGATttgatcgtttcttcttttataaattcaagtctattataaataactattttttctttcatatattaaatatacgataatattCAGCGGtttaatctatttatctatcgtgATAAATTTAGAGTACAGAACCATATGTCTCGTTTCCATAGATTAAAATTCGCAAATTCGGATAAGCTGGTTTTATTGGCACAAATCGTAACAAGTTATGTTTCATCGATATGTCATAACCAGCTATCAACAAGGCTATCTCTCCTGTTATTTGAAGAGTTGAGCTCTAAAAATTCAACCTATACAGTTTCACTTCTTATTTACAAAATCTTCTCCCTtcttaatattcttctttaattcTGGAATAGCAGCCTCTAGCAGTTTCTTTTCGTAAGCATTGAGTTCACCATATCCCATAATTTTTTCAACTCCATTTTTCTATGACATTAAGGAATTTTATTAGAGTAACaaacatttgaaaataaaaatgagagtAAAGACGTTCTACTTACACCCAAGAGAACTGGAGatgagaaatatttagaaTCGCAGATGTCAGATTTAACGTATGTGCATTCAACTATTCCCTGTTGTCCGTTCAAAGCTTTGAGTAGTGAGAAAGTAAAGCGAGCTCCGGCATATGCCATTGATAAAGTAGCTGAACCCGTACCAGCTTTTGCTTTTACGACTTCTGTACCAGCCTCCTGAATTCTCTCCGTGAGTTTCTTTGTTTCGCTTTCAGAGAAAGAAACGCTGGGTTTCGTTTGCGAAAGCAAAGGAATAATGGTGATGCCGCTGTGTCCTCCAATTACTGGTACTACTACTTCTTGTGAATTTAATCCCTAAATAAACGAcgtttatcaatttattgCCTTTGCTGATAAtacgtatttaaataatcttcaCCTTAGCTTCGCCGACGAATGCACTTGATCTAACAATATCAAGAGTAGTTACACCAAATACTTTCTTAGGGTCAAATACACCAGCTTTTTGTAACGTTTCGCAAGCGATAGGTACAGTACTGTTAACTGGGTTAGAAATGATAGCAATTAATGCTTTCGGGCATACTTCTGCAGCCGCTGCTGCAAGATCACGGACAATAGAGGCATTTGTATTAAATAGGTCATCTCTTGTCATTCCTGGTTTTCTAGGTACACCGGCAGGTATTACAACAACCTAGAATAATATACTTGTGATTAGTTCTAATCTCTTATCTATACACGATATTAATAGTAAaacataaagaatatttaaatttatttatttatcagaaTTTACATACCTCTACACCTTTTAGCGAATCTTTTAATTGATTTGGACCCACATAACCCGTAACTTTCGAAGACGTATCGATATGAGAAAGATCAGCAGCGACACCAGGTGTGTTAACTATATCGTATAACGATAATTCGGTGACGAGAGGCGACTGTTTCAGCAGCAGTGCCAATGGTTGTCCAATTCCACCGCTTGCTCCCATAACGGCGACCTTGACATCGCGCTGTGGATATGTACCAAATTACAATGAATGCacgaaataatcattttatccCACGATGTCTTTTCATAGTACAT
The Vespula pensylvanica isolate Volc-1 chromosome 4, ASM1446617v1, whole genome shotgun sequence DNA segment above includes these coding regions:
- the LOC122628670 gene encoding malate dehydrogenase, mitochondrial isoform X1, translated to MLPRFLKPTLNVAQQGAKRFSTSTRRDVKVAVMGASGGIGQPLALLLKQSPLVTELSLYDIVNTPGVAADLSHIDTSSKVTGYVGPNQLKDSLKGVEVVVIPAGVPRKPGMTRDDLFNTNASIVRDLAAAAAEVCPKALIAIISNPVNSTVPIACETLQKAGVFDPKKVFGVTTLDIVRSSAFVGEAKGLNSQEVVVPVIGGHSGITIIPLLSQTKPSVSFSESETKKLTERIQEAGTEVVKAKAGTGSATLSMAYAGARFTFSLLKALNGQQGIVECTYVKSDICDSKYFSSPVLLGKNGVEKIMGYGELNAYEKKLLEAAIPELKKNIKKGEDFVNKK
- the LOC122628670 gene encoding malate dehydrogenase, mitochondrial isoform X2; its protein translation is MGASGGIGQPLALLLKQSPLVTELSLYDIVNTPGVAADLSHIDTSSKVTGYVGPNQLKDSLKGVEVVVIPAGVPRKPGMTRDDLFNTNASIVRDLAAAAAEVCPKALIAIISNPVNSTVPIACETLQKAGVFDPKKVFGVTTLDIVRSSAFVGEAKGLNSQEVVVPVIGGHSGITIIPLLSQTKPSVSFSESETKKLTERIQEAGTEVVKAKAGTGSATLSMAYAGARFTFSLLKALNGQQGIVECTYVKSDICDSKYFSSPVLLGKNGVEKIMGYGELNAYEKKLLEAAIPELKKNIKKGEDFVNKK